The Saccharomonospora cyanea NA-134 genome includes a region encoding these proteins:
- a CDS encoding resuscitation-promoting factor encodes MTDRDGHTAASTALLDWPSEAENLDFSPEPEVTPHDVLTALGPDAETLMAEAGVDVDELIRLINAETTMLPPIVLPTEKADEPQEPAEPDAEDGFVGAVKTWKKRFLRGTVLAVMITLTGGGAAALAMNKSVTVDVDGEKQTIRSYGDTVGEVLEDAGISVGAHDALSPSPQAPVGDGGVIKLERGRQLTLVVDGESRESWVRATTVREALSQLGLDHLNTGGTWFSAPLSGEVPLDGMRLEVKTEKTVTLYDGGEKPREVTTNAVTAEELLAELNLGLGKQDKIEEGAEFKLTDGAEVHVSRTGVSVVKKTEVIEPEVETIYDDTLEKGKEVVEDEGKAGEKLVTYRVTKKNGKVIDSEELSVEVVKKAEKKIVRVGTKEPDVPPISDGAVWDALAQCESTGNWSINTGNGYYGGLQFNKQTWDAYGGTQYAAYPHQATREQQIAIATKLRDSRGGYGAWPHCSSQLGLPQ; translated from the coding sequence GTGACTGATAGAGACGGGCATACGGCTGCCTCCACGGCCCTGCTCGACTGGCCGAGCGAAGCCGAGAACCTCGACTTCTCGCCCGAGCCGGAAGTCACACCCCACGACGTGCTGACCGCTCTCGGTCCCGACGCCGAGACCCTCATGGCGGAAGCGGGCGTCGACGTCGACGAGCTCATCAGGCTCATCAACGCCGAGACCACGATGCTTCCGCCGATCGTGTTGCCGACGGAGAAGGCGGACGAACCTCAGGAGCCGGCCGAGCCGGACGCCGAGGACGGTTTCGTCGGCGCCGTCAAGACGTGGAAGAAGCGCTTCCTGCGGGGCACCGTCCTCGCGGTCATGATCACCCTCACCGGCGGTGGTGCCGCGGCGCTCGCGATGAACAAGAGCGTCACGGTCGACGTCGACGGCGAGAAGCAGACCATCCGCAGCTACGGCGACACCGTCGGCGAGGTGTTGGAGGACGCCGGGATCAGCGTCGGCGCGCACGACGCCCTCTCGCCCTCCCCGCAGGCGCCGGTCGGTGACGGCGGGGTCATCAAGCTCGAACGCGGCCGTCAGCTCACCCTCGTGGTCGACGGTGAGTCCCGCGAGTCCTGGGTCCGGGCCACCACGGTGCGCGAGGCGCTGAGCCAGCTCGGGCTGGACCACCTGAACACCGGCGGCACCTGGTTCTCCGCGCCGCTGTCGGGTGAGGTGCCGCTCGACGGCATGCGCCTGGAGGTCAAGACCGAGAAGACCGTGACCCTCTACGACGGTGGCGAGAAGCCCCGTGAGGTCACCACCAACGCCGTCACCGCGGAGGAGCTGCTCGCCGAGCTGAACCTCGGCCTCGGCAAGCAGGACAAGATCGAAGAGGGCGCGGAGTTCAAGCTCACCGACGGCGCCGAGGTGCACGTCAGCCGCACCGGCGTGTCGGTGGTGAAGAAGACCGAGGTCATCGAGCCCGAGGTCGAGACCATCTACGACGACACCCTGGAGAAGGGCAAGGAGGTCGTCGAGGACGAGGGCAAGGCGGGCGAGAAGCTCGTCACCTACCGCGTGACGAAGAAGAACGGCAAGGTGATCGACAGCGAGGAGCTGTCGGTCGAGGTCGTCAAGAAGGCCGAGAAGAAGATCGTCCGGGTAGGGACCAAGGAGCCGGACGTCCCGCCCATCAGCGACGGGGCCGTCTGGGACGCGCTCGCGCAGTGCGAGTCGACCGGGAACTGGTCCATCAACACCGGCAACGGCTACTACGGCGGCCTCCAGTTCAACAAGCAGACCTGGGACGCCTACGGCGGCACCCAGTACGCGGCGTACCCACACCAGGCCACGCGCGAGCAGCAGATCGCGATCGCCACCAAGCTGCGGGACTCCCGTGGCGGCTACGGTGCCTGGCCGCACTGCTCCTCACAGCTCGGGCTGCCGCAGTAG
- a CDS encoding TatD family hydrolase has protein sequence MSRREPPPVPERLPVPAVDSHTHLDACGATTPEQVRAALDRASAAGIAAVVTVADDLASARWVAEASAWDDRLHGAVALHPTRTKDFTAEQRAELERLAAAEHVVAVGETGLDYYWDYSPPEAQQEAFRWHIDLAKRVGKPLMIHDREAHDDVLSILEAEGAPETVVFHCFSGDADVARRCVDAGYVLSFAGTVTFRNAHALREAARLVPDEQLLVETDAPFLTPHPFRGRPNEPYCAAYTVAGLAELRDQPVEAVAEAARRNAERVFGFRISHPNGPVSSPSVP, from the coding sequence ATGAGTCGTCGGGAACCGCCGCCGGTACCGGAGCGGCTTCCGGTACCGGCGGTCGACTCGCACACCCACCTCGACGCGTGCGGCGCGACGACACCCGAACAGGTGCGGGCGGCGCTCGACCGGGCGTCGGCGGCCGGGATCGCCGCCGTCGTCACCGTCGCCGACGACCTCGCCTCGGCGCGTTGGGTCGCCGAGGCGTCGGCGTGGGACGACCGGCTCCACGGCGCCGTCGCCCTGCACCCGACCCGCACGAAGGACTTCACAGCCGAGCAGAGGGCCGAACTGGAGCGTCTCGCGGCGGCCGAGCACGTGGTCGCCGTGGGCGAGACGGGCCTGGACTACTACTGGGACTACTCGCCGCCGGAGGCCCAGCAGGAGGCGTTCCGCTGGCACATCGACCTCGCCAAGCGCGTGGGCAAGCCGCTCATGATCCACGATCGTGAGGCGCACGACGACGTGCTGTCGATCCTGGAGGCCGAGGGCGCTCCGGAGACGGTGGTCTTCCACTGCTTCTCCGGGGACGCCGACGTGGCGAGGCGGTGTGTCGACGCGGGCTACGTGCTGTCGTTCGCGGGCACGGTGACGTTTCGCAACGCGCACGCGCTGCGGGAGGCGGCCCGGCTGGTGCCCGACGAGCAGCTGCTGGTCGAGACCGACGCCCCGTTCCTCACCCCGCACCCGTTCCGCGGCAGGCCCAACGAGCCCTACTGCGCGGCGTACACGGTGGCGGGGCTCGCCGAGCTGCGGGACCAGCCTGTGGAGGCCGTGGCCGAGGCAGCGCGGCGTAACGCGGAGAGGGTATTCGGCTTCCGGATCTCTCACCCGAACGGCCCTGTGAGTTCACCGAGCGTGCCGTGA